In Saccharothrix syringae, the following are encoded in one genomic region:
- a CDS encoding carbohydrate ABC transporter permease, with protein MSQAVDTGTAETRPSPKAKAALSEGKKAERRLGLLLCAPAIVIMAAVAGWPIIYSLWLSLQRYDLKFPDRTQFVGLDNYVTVLSNAYWWNAMWITVLITVVSVAIELVLGMALALVMHRTLVGRGIVRTASLIPYGIVTVVAAFSWRYAWTPDTGYLAETIAGGDPVLTEKVPAVMVVILAEVWKTTPFMALLLMAGLALVPDDLLKAAAMDGASAWQRFTRIIVPVMKPAILVALLFRTLDAFRIFDNLFVLTAGSQGTSSVSMLTYNNLIKGLNLGIGSTMSVLIFIVVAVIAFVFIKLFGTAAPGSDSGGRR; from the coding sequence GTGAGCCAGGCCGTCGACACCGGGACCGCCGAGACCCGCCCGTCGCCCAAGGCGAAGGCCGCGCTCAGCGAGGGCAAGAAGGCCGAGCGCCGGCTGGGCCTGCTGCTGTGCGCGCCCGCGATCGTCATCATGGCCGCCGTCGCCGGCTGGCCGATCATCTACTCGCTGTGGCTGTCGCTGCAGCGCTACGACCTGAAGTTCCCGGACCGCACGCAGTTCGTCGGCCTCGACAACTACGTCACCGTGCTGTCCAACGCGTACTGGTGGAACGCCATGTGGATCACGGTGCTGATCACCGTCGTCTCCGTGGCGATCGAGCTGGTGCTGGGCATGGCGCTGGCCCTGGTCATGCACCGCACGCTGGTGGGCCGCGGCATCGTGCGCACCGCCTCGCTCATCCCGTACGGCATCGTCACGGTGGTGGCCGCGTTCTCCTGGCGCTACGCCTGGACCCCGGACACCGGCTACCTGGCCGAGACGATCGCGGGCGGCGACCCGGTGCTGACCGAGAAGGTCCCCGCGGTCATGGTGGTGATCCTGGCCGAGGTGTGGAAGACCACGCCGTTCATGGCGCTGCTGCTCATGGCGGGCCTGGCGCTGGTGCCCGACGACCTGCTCAAGGCCGCCGCGATGGACGGCGCGAGCGCCTGGCAGCGGTTCACCAGGATCATCGTGCCGGTGATGAAGCCCGCGATCCTGGTCGCGCTGCTGTTCCGCACGCTCGACGCGTTCCGCATCTTCGACAACCTGTTCGTGCTCACCGCGGGCTCGCAGGGGACCTCGTCGGTGTCGATGCTGACCTACAACAACCTGATCAAGGGCCTGAACCTGGGCATCGGCTCGACCATGTCGGTGCTGATCTTCATCGTGGTGGCGGTCATCGCGTTCGTCTTCATCAAGCTGTTCGGCACCGCCGCGCCGGGCAGCGACAGCGGGGGGAGGCGCTGA
- a CDS encoding carbohydrate ABC transporter permease: MAGIGGAETSARKARWAVLNVLVVAYALIPVLWIVSLSFKSKATLNDGNFIPREWTLDNYAAIFSTTEFVRALVNSIGIALIATAIAVVFGTMAAYAIARLDFPGKRVLVGVSLLVAMFPQISLVSPLFQIERSLGLFDTWPGLILPYITFALPLAIYTLSAFFREIPWELEKAAKMDGATPAQAFRRVIAPLAAPGVFTTAILVFIFCWNDFLFAISLTSTESSRTVPVALSFFTGSSQFEDPTGSVAAAAVVITIPIVLFVLFFQRRIVAGLTSGAVKG, translated from the coding sequence ATGGCGGGCATCGGCGGAGCCGAGACCTCGGCGCGCAAGGCCAGGTGGGCGGTCCTCAACGTCCTGGTGGTGGCCTACGCGCTGATCCCGGTGCTGTGGATCGTGTCGCTGTCGTTCAAGAGCAAGGCGACCCTGAACGACGGCAACTTCATCCCGCGCGAGTGGACGCTGGACAACTACGCGGCCATCTTCTCCACCACGGAGTTCGTGCGGGCGCTGGTGAACTCCATCGGCATCGCGCTCATCGCCACCGCGATCGCGGTCGTGTTCGGCACGATGGCCGCCTACGCGATCGCGCGCCTGGACTTCCCGGGCAAGCGGGTGCTGGTGGGCGTGTCGCTGCTGGTGGCGATGTTCCCGCAGATCTCGCTGGTCTCGCCGCTGTTCCAGATCGAGCGCTCGCTCGGCCTGTTCGACACCTGGCCCGGCCTGATCCTGCCCTACATCACCTTCGCCCTGCCGCTGGCGATCTACACGCTGTCGGCGTTCTTCCGGGAGATCCCCTGGGAGCTGGAGAAGGCGGCGAAGATGGACGGGGCGACGCCCGCCCAGGCGTTCCGGCGGGTCATCGCGCCGCTGGCCGCGCCGGGCGTGTTCACCACGGCCATCCTGGTGTTCATCTTCTGCTGGAACGACTTCCTGTTCGCGATCTCGCTGACCTCGACCGAGTCGTCGCGCACGGTGCCGGTGGCGCTGTCGTTCTTCACCGGCAGCTCGCAGTTCGAGGACCCGACCGGGTCGGTGGCCGCCGCCGCGGTGGTCATCACCATCCCGATCGTCCTGTTCGTGTTGTTCTTCCAGCGTCGGATCGTCGCCGGGTTGACCTCCGGCGCCGTCAAGGGGTGA
- a CDS encoding ABC transporter ATP-binding protein: MAEIVLDKVTKQYPDGAVAVRDVDLEIADGEFVILVGPSGCGKSTTLNMIAGLEDITSGELRIGGERVNERAPKDRDIAMVFQSYALYPHMTVKENMAFPLRLAKVDDATVDKKVKEAAEILDLTAHLDRKPSNLSGGQRQRVAMGRAIVRSPKAFLMDEPLSNLDAKLRVQMRTSVSRLQRQLGTTTVYVTHDQTEAMTLGDRVVVMRGGLVQQVGAPQFLYEHPANLFVAGFIGSPAMNFVPAGLENGVLRSPLGDVPLTDRVRRLLEGADAPREVIVGLRPEHFEDARLVEDHVRSSGAVFTSQVEVLESMGSDKFAYFSLSGDQAASAELAELAADAGTAEVPGTGASGGVPLVTRLSAASTATEGEQAEIWFDADKVQLFDPGNGRNLTYTG; the protein is encoded by the coding sequence GTGGCCGAGATCGTCCTGGACAAGGTGACCAAGCAGTACCCCGACGGCGCCGTGGCCGTGCGGGACGTGGACCTGGAGATCGCCGACGGCGAGTTCGTCATCCTGGTCGGCCCGTCCGGCTGCGGGAAGTCCACGACCCTGAACATGATCGCGGGCCTGGAGGACATCACGTCCGGCGAGCTGCGCATCGGCGGCGAGCGGGTCAACGAGCGGGCGCCCAAGGACCGCGACATCGCCATGGTGTTCCAGTCCTACGCGCTGTACCCGCACATGACGGTGAAGGAGAACATGGCCTTCCCGCTGCGGCTGGCCAAGGTCGACGACGCCACCGTGGACAAGAAGGTCAAGGAGGCGGCGGAGATCCTGGACCTGACCGCCCACCTGGACCGCAAGCCGTCGAACCTGTCCGGCGGCCAGCGCCAGCGCGTGGCCATGGGCCGGGCGATCGTGCGCAGCCCCAAGGCGTTCCTGATGGACGAGCCGCTGTCCAACCTGGACGCCAAGCTGCGCGTGCAGATGCGCACCTCGGTGTCGCGGCTCCAGCGGCAGCTGGGCACCACCACGGTGTACGTCACGCACGACCAGACCGAGGCGATGACGCTGGGCGACCGGGTCGTGGTGATGCGCGGCGGCCTGGTGCAGCAGGTCGGGGCGCCGCAGTTCCTCTACGAGCACCCGGCCAACCTGTTCGTGGCGGGCTTCATCGGCTCGCCCGCGATGAACTTCGTGCCGGCGGGGCTGGAGAACGGGGTGCTGCGGTCGCCGCTGGGCGACGTGCCGCTCACCGACCGGGTGCGCAGGCTGCTGGAGGGCGCCGACGCGCCCCGCGAGGTGATCGTGGGCCTGCGCCCCGAGCACTTCGAGGACGCCCGGCTGGTCGAGGACCACGTCCGCTCGTCCGGCGCGGTGTTCACCAGCCAGGTCGAGGTGCTGGAGTCGATGGGCTCGGACAAGTTCGCCTACTTCAGCCTCTCGGGGGACCAGGCGGCGTCGGCCGAGCTGGCCGAGCTGGCCGCCGACGCGGGCACGGCCGAGGTGCCCGGCACCGGCGCGTCCGGCGGCGTGCCCCTGGTGACCCGCCTGTCCGCCGCGTCCACCGCGACGGAGGGTGAGCAGGCCGAGATCTGGTTCGACGCGGACAAGGTCCAGCTGTTCGACCCGGGGAACGGGCGGAACCTCACCTACACCGGCTGA